One window from the genome of Mobula birostris isolate sMobBir1 unplaced genomic scaffold, sMobBir1.hap1 scaffold_619, whole genome shotgun sequence encodes:
- the LOC140193613 gene encoding CKLF-like MARVEL transmembrane domain-containing protein 5 isoform X2, with amino-acid sequence MPGSQAEPADSPLSTLRRHGVFLKSRRGIILAVEMILLFLLFVCYAASDTAFLTAPLLFLILNICFLCVYLTRYHQKLAGLSWPTTDFVRAVISALIFLILSIISSVRSGGSGMAAAAVFGFFLTGVLMYDAYDLYRTVLAEQTTSQEPAEESA; translated from the exons ATGCCGGGATCTCAGGCGGAGCCGGCGGATTCTCCGCTCTCCACGCTCCGCCGACACGGGGTTTTCCTCAAGTCCCGGCGCGGGATCATCCTGGCTGTCGAGATG ATCCTCCTGTTTCTGCTGTTCGTCTGCTACGCGGCGTCAGACACGGCATTCCTCACCGCCCCCCTCCTCTTCCTCATCCTCAACATCTGCTTCCTCTGCGTCTATCTCACCCGCTACCACCAAAAACTCGCTGGCCTCAGCTGGCCCACCACG GACTTCGTGCGAGCTGTCATCTCAGCCCTCATTTTCCTCATTCTCTCCATCATCTCGTCTGTTCGGAGTGGAGGGTCAGGAATGGCAGCGGCTGCA GTTTTCGGATTCTTTCTGACGGGTGTATTGATGTATGATGCCTACGATCTGTACAGGACAGTGCTCGCTGAACAGACCACTAGCCAGG AACCTGCTGAGGAGAGTGCCTGA
- the LOC140193613 gene encoding CKLF-like MARVEL transmembrane domain-containing protein 5 isoform X1 yields the protein MPGSQAEPADSPLSTLRRHGVFLKSRRGIILAVEMILLFLLFVCYAASDTAFLTAPLLFLILNICFLCVYLTRYHQKLAGLSWPTTDFVRAVISALIFLILSIISSVRSGGSGMAAAAVFGFFLTGVLMYDAYDLYRTVLAEQTTSQGKGDSHSE from the exons ATGCCGGGATCTCAGGCGGAGCCGGCGGATTCTCCGCTCTCCACGCTCCGCCGACACGGGGTTTTCCTCAAGTCCCGGCGCGGGATCATCCTGGCTGTCGAGATG ATCCTCCTGTTTCTGCTGTTCGTCTGCTACGCGGCGTCAGACACGGCATTCCTCACCGCCCCCCTCCTCTTCCTCATCCTCAACATCTGCTTCCTCTGCGTCTATCTCACCCGCTACCACCAAAAACTCGCTGGCCTCAGCTGGCCCACCACG GACTTCGTGCGAGCTGTCATCTCAGCCCTCATTTTCCTCATTCTCTCCATCATCTCGTCTGTTCGGAGTGGAGGGTCAGGAATGGCAGCGGCTGCA GTTTTCGGATTCTTTCTGACGGGTGTATTGATGTATGATGCCTACGATCTGTACAGGACAGTGCTCGCTGAACAGACCACTAGCCAGGGTAAGGGAGACTCTCACAGTGAGTAA